A window of the Schistocerca nitens isolate TAMUIC-IGC-003100 chromosome 5, iqSchNite1.1, whole genome shotgun sequence genome harbors these coding sequences:
- the LOC126260535 gene encoding piggyBac transposable element-derived protein 2-like, protein MSRKSQEEMLMEWLEIPLSSDDDLECFSDDSIQDETYVAPESVDCDSDSSDKESQVPVIRTEDVSGTRQSDVIMKESTSQLSDNALKLPCSSKNVTKNSRSVVWKDKQLIIPELQSKFHGNTSLPEEVINLNTPYQFFKHIFPSKLFDLIVEESHRYSVQCNPDRPIDLSCDDIKKFIGICLVMSIVHVPNTRDYWGEVTGTHLIKTTMTVNQYEQIRKFLHFNDNSAMIPRGEKGHDRLFKIRPIIELMRSWFQTIPVEECVSVDEQICSTKARSYLKQYMPNKPHKYGYKLFVISGISGYAYDFEIFTGDENEPEKRVTGEEDLGASANVVVRLSRILPRNMNHKLYCDNYYTSLPLLVWLHKQGIYSLGTVRRNRVPDCKLPSEAELKKMARGASVERIATVDGVDISNVVWKDNKSVVLLSTFAGQQPIHEAGRYDKKTKSRITIPCPQIIKLYNKHMGGVDLLDSIMGRHKILVKSRKWYIRLFYHLLDMGVVNSWLLYRRVAETKGIRRTMKLSEFRMEIAHCLCRSGQTSAKRGRPSNELENQIQAKKTKGPTAHVPPQDVRLDQLEIKNHAFKG, encoded by the exons atgtctcgaaagagtcaagaagaaatgcttatggaatggttagagattccactaagcagtgatgacgatcttgagtgtttctctgacgattccattcaagatgagacatatgttgctccagaatctgttgattgtgatagtgacagtagtgacaaagaaagtcaagtaccagtaattaggactgaagatgtttctggaacaagacaatctgatgttataatgaaggaatcgacgtcacagttgtctgataatgctctgaaactgccatgcagcagcaaaaatgttaccaaaaacagcaggagtgtggtttggaaagataaacagttgattattcccgaactgcagtcaaaatttcatggcaatacttcgttaccagaagaagtaataaacttaaatactccataccaattcttcaaacatatatttccatctaaattgtttgatctaattgtcgaagagtctcatagatacagtgtgcagtgtaatcctgatagaccaatagatttatcctgtgatgacataaaaaaatttataggcatctgtctcgtaatgtcaatagttcatgtacctaatacgagggattactggggagaagttactggtactcatctgatcaagacaacaatgacagtgaatcagtatgagcaaatacgtaagtttcttcacttcaatgacaacagtgcaatgatacccaggggtgaaaaaggtcatgatagactcttcaagataagacccataatagaattgatgagatcttggtttcaaacaatacctgttgaggagtgtgtttctgttgatgaacagatatgttcaacaaaggctagaagttatttgaaacaatacatgccaaacaagcctcataaatatggatacaaattatttgttattagtggCATATCTGGTTATGCCTACGATTTTGAGATTTTCACTGGAGATGAAAATGAACCAGAAAAAAGAGTGACTGGGGAGGAAGACTTGGGAGCAAGTGCAAATGTTGTAGTTCGACTCAGTAGGATACTACCAAGAAATATGAACCACAAACTGTACTGTGACAATTATTACACAAGTCTGCCACTGCTTGTATGGTTACATAAACAAGGAATTTACTCACTTGGGACAGTCAGAAGAAACAGAGTGCCAGACTGCAAGCTCCCTTCAGAAGCTGAGCTGAAGAAAATGGCACGAGGTGCATCAGTAGAGCGCATCGCAACAGTGGATGGTGTCGACATATCAAATGTAGTGTGGAAAGATAACAAGAGTGTGGTGTTGCTTTCTACATTTGCTGGACAGCAGCCTATTCATGAAGCAGGGaggtatgacaaaaaaacaaagtcaagaataacaataccttgtccacaaataattaagctctacaataaacatatgggaggtgttgaccttcttgacagcataatgggtcgacataaaattcttgtgaaaagtcgaaaatggtatataagattgttttaccatctcctggacatgggagtagtcaattcctggctgttgtataggagagtagcagaaaccaaagggattaggagaactatgaaactctccgaatttcgaatggaaattgctcactgtttgtgtcgctcaggtcaaacttcagcaaaacgtggaaggccaagtaatgaactcgaaaaccaaatacaagctaagaagacaaaggggcccacagcacatgtacctccacaagatgtaaggctggatcaa cttgaaataaaaaatcatgcatttaagggataa